The window ACGCGCAGCAGGGCCTCGCGCGGGATCGTGCCCGGTTCTTCGGTGGTCAGACCCAGTTGCGCCAGCCCCTGCAACAGCAGATGCGCGCGTTCGGCCTGTTCGGCATTGCGGACCACAGTCCCGGCGGTCAGCCGAAAGATCGGATCATGCAGTTCGGTCGCGGCAGCGTAAAAGCACTTCATGGCTGTCTGTCTTCCCTGTTGGAAACGGCAAAGATGGGCGCCGCAACTGCTGCGGCGAACGCATCCCTGATCCCGCCCCGCTTTACCCTGATGCAGATTAAATGCCCAACTGAGGATTGTCGAAGCCTGATCTGGCCGGCCGCCGCCCAACCCTTGCCTCAACGGACCGGGCAAGGGTCGAGCTGACTACAGATAGCGGGCGCGTATGTCGTTGATGCACCGCTGTCGCGAAGATCGCGCAACCTCGTGTGGGGCGAAATCCGATGCGACGAGGTCCAGCATTGCCACGGCCTCGGCCAGCAGGGCTTGGTCCTGCTCGGTCAATGTCTCTGCCGGCGGCGCGGTCAGAGCCTCGATAAACATGACGCCTGCCTGTTTCAGAAAGATCGTCTCGGGCTGGCCATCACGGGTGCAGACACCATAGACGCCATCCAGAAAATTCCCCCATGTCGCGTCGGCATGCGCGCGGTCAAAGGCATCGGGCACATTCGGCGCCGCCCGAATGAGCCGCTGTCCAAGCCGCCCGTTCAGAAAGGCACTGCGCGCCGCATCATACCGGGCGGTGAATACTGCGCGCGCAGCCGTTTCATCGGCGATCCCCAGCCGTTCGATCTGCTCCAGCCAGCGCAGATGGCCCTTGAGATGGAACCGGCAGGGCCGCTGTTCGTCATGCGTCGCGACAAAGGAACGTACGCTCAGGGTGACATCCAGCCGGTAAGAGGCATCGGGACAAAGCCGCCCGGCGATATGCGAGCGCAACCCCGCAGAAGACAGGCCGGCCTGCTGCGCAAAATCCGGCTGATCCAGGAAATGAGTATAGAGATAAGTCATCAACATGGCCCTGCTTAGCAGCAGCGGATTGATCGATGCTTCGTCGCGGATCGAATTGTTTGCAGCAGCCCCTAGCGCCGCTCGCTGTTGTCGCCCTGCGTGATCAGACGGGCTGAATTCTGCCCGGTCACAAAGCTCCACAGCCAACTGAGCGCGACGGCCAGGCGAGAGCGGGTTCCGATCAGGAAATAGATATGGGCAATGCCCCAGGCCCACCAGGCGGGCCAGCCCCTGAGCCGCCATTTCTTGTACTCGATCACCGCCGAATTGCGTCCGATCGTGGCCAGATTGCCCATCGAGCGATAGCGGAACGGATCGGGGGCTTCGGCCCCTGTCAACCGCGCCCGGATCACCCGCGCAGCATATTGCCCCTGCTGCTTGGCCGCGGGTGCGATGCCGGGCACCATCTGGCCGTCGCTTTCGACATGGGCGGTATCGCCCAGCACGAAGATATCGGGGTGGCCGTCAACCGTCAGCGCAGGCGTCACCATCACGCGCCCGGCGCGGTCGGCCTCGGCGTCCAGCCATTCGGCAGCGGGCGAAGCCTGCACGCCGGCGGCCCAGATGACGGTTCTGGCCGGAATGAAATCATCGCCAACGGTGATTCCCTGCGCCGTGATCTGGGTGACAGGCGTGCCGGTCAGGATCTGGACCCCGCCCTTCTTTTCCAGCGCGTCGGCCGCATATTGCGACAGCTCCGGATCAAAGGCTGCCAGAATACGCGGGCCGGCCTCGACCAGCAGGATGCGGGCGCGATGCGTGTCGATCTGGCGGAATTCCCTGGGCAGGATCCGATGGGCCAGTTCGGCGATGATGCCGACAAGTTCGACGCCGGTCGGCCCGGCACCGATCACCGCAAATGTCAGCTCTGCCGCGCGTTCATCGGGATCGGTCGTGGTTTCCGCGCGTTCAAAGGCCAGCAGGATACGGCGGCGAATGGTCGTCGCGTCCTCCAGCGTCTTCAGTCCGGGCGCGTGTTCGGCCCATTCGTCATGGCCGAAATAGGCGTGACGCGCACCGGTGGCGATGACCAGCGTATCATAGGAAATCGCACTGCCGTCCTCTAGCCGGACCTCGCGCGCGGTGGCATCGACTCCGATGACCGTCCCCAGCAGCGTGGTCACATCATCGCGGTCGCGAAACAGGCGTCGGATCGGCCAGGCGATTTCAGAGGTCGCCAGCAGCGTGGTCGCGACCTGATAGAGCAGGGGCTGGAACAGATGGTGGTTGCGCTGATCGATCAGGGTGATGCGAACGCCCGCCCCTTTCAGATCCTTGATGAATTGCAGCCCGGCAAAGCCTGCCCCGACCACGACGATGTGCCGCCCGTTTTCATCCATTGCCCCGACCTCAACCAGATACACAGTCGCGGTTTCAGTTTGTGGCAAAGCGGCGCGAAGTAAAAGGGCAAGGCCGTCGCCTGGAGGATCCCCAAAAAGCAAATCGGCCCCGCATCGCTGCGGGGCCGGTTCATTCAGATCACGCAGGCCCGATCAATGTGCGTGCTGGTGATCCCAGTCCTCGCGCTTCGGCAGTTGCTCGAACGTGTGCTCGGGCGGGGGCGAAGGCAGGGTCCATTCCAGCGTGTCGGCGTATTCGTTCCAATAGTTATTCTCGGTCACGCGTTTACCGTAGAACAGCGTGTAGAAAACGATGCCGATGAAGAACAGGAAGGACGCAAAGGACAGATAGGCGCCAAGCGAACTGATGTTGTTCCAGTACGCAAACTCGACCGGATAGTCGATGTAACGGCGCGGCATGCCCTGACGGCCAAGGAAGTGCTGCGGGAAGAAGATGATGTTCGAACCGATGAACATCATCCAGAAGTGAACCTTGCCCGCCCATTCAGGATACTGGCGACCGCTCATCTTGCCGATCCAGAAATAGACCCCGGCAAAGATCGCAAAGACCGCACCAAGCGACATCACATAGTGGAAGTGCGCCACGACGTAATAGGTGTCGTGATAGACCCGGTCCAGCGGGGCCTGCGACAGAACCACCCCGGTCACACCGCCAACGGTGAACAGGAACAGGAAGCCAAAGGCCCAGAGCATCGGGGTTTTGAACTCGACCGAGCCGCCCCACATCGTTGCGATCCACGAAAAGACCTTGATGCCGGTCGGCACGGCGATCGTCATGGTGGCCAGCATGAAATAGCTTTGCTGGGTCAGCGACATACCCACCGTGTACATGTGGTGTGCCCAGACGACGAAACCCAGCACCCCGATCGCAATCATGGCCAGAACCATCGGCAGATAGCCGAAGATCGGCTTTTTCGAGAAGGTGGCGATCACATGGCTGATGATCCCGAAGCCCGGCACGATGATGATATACACCTCGGGATGGCCGAAGAACCACAGGATATGCTGGTACAAGATCGGGTCGCCGCCGCCTGACGGATCAAAGAAGGCGGTGCCGAAATTGCGGTCCATCAGCAGCATGGTGATTGCGCCTGCCAGAACCGGCAGTGCCAGAAGGATCATCCAGGCGGTGATGAAAACCGACCAGGCGAACAGCGGCACCTTGAACAGGGTCATGCCCGGTGCACGCATGTTCAGGAAGGTGGTGATGATGTTGATCGCGCCAAGGATCGACGAGGCACCCGAGACGTGGACGGCAAAGATTGCCAGATCCATCGAGTAACCGCCCTCGGTCGTCGACAGCGGCGGATACAGCACCCAGCCCACGCCAGAGCCGGCCTGCTGGTTACCACCAGGCGCAAACAGCGATGCGAGGCCAAGGCAGACACCGACGACATACATCCAGTAGCTGAGGTTGTTCAGCCGCGGAAAGCTCATATCCGGGGCGCCAAGCTGCAAGGGCATGAAATAGTTGCCGAAACCGCCGAACAGCGCGGGGATCACGACGAAGAACATCATCAGCACACCGTGATAGGTGATCATGACGTTCCACAGATGGCCGTTGGGCGTGCATTCGGCCGACGCATCCGCGATCAAGCGCGCGCCCTCCATGCACATGTACTGAACACCGGGATGCTGCAGCTCCATCCGCATATAGACGGTAAAGCTGACCGAAATCAGACCCACCAGACCAGCGGTGAACAGATACAGGATGCCGATGTCCTTGTGGTTGGTGGACATGAACCAGCGGGTAAAGAACCCGCGCTGGTCGTGATGGTCGTCGTGGCCGTGAACAGCTGCGTCTGCCATGCGCGATCTCCCTCGTAAGTCGTGCGACCGTCCCTTTGGGCGGTGATATTGGCCGCCTTTGTAGACGAGCCCTTCAAACCCGGCAATGCGTCGTTTGCCCTAAAAGAGAACGCCCCCGCCAAAAATAACACATTCGGCGAGGGCGATATCAATTTTGGCAGCGACGCATTGTCGCACCAGACCGGTTAGTTCGACGCCGCCGGGGCATCTGCGTCTGCTGCATCCGCCGAATCGCCCGCGGGTGCATCGGGCGAGACCGAGACCAGATAGGCGACCAGATCTTCTTGGGCCTTGCGCATCTTGAAGGTCATCTTGGTCTTGCCATCGCCGCCATTGGCGTCGATCCAGGCCTGCGGGTCGGTCACGTACTCCGTCAGGTGAGCCTCGTCCCAGACCATGTCCGGGTTTGCCGCGGCAACCGAAGCAATGCCGTCACCGTAGGAAAACCCCTCCAGCGATGCGACATTCCGGCCAACGACATTCCACAGGTTCGGGCCAACGCCGCCACCTTTGACGATATCGGTGCCATCAGCGTCCTGGATCATGTGGCAGGCCTTGCATTTGCGAAATTCCTTTTCGCCATTGGCGACATCCTGCGCGATGGTGGGGGTCACGACCGAAAAAATGGCCGCGACACTGAAAACTGCAAGTTTCATTGCTCTTCCTCACTTCAGCATCAAAGCTCGTATCCGCCTTGTTATACGGCGATCGAAACCGCCCTGCAAACTGGCCTAAGGTCGCAAACACCAAGAGGTGATGAAAAATCTGCCGCCAAAGCGCCGACGAACAGGACATTAGTCCTGAAACAATAATGTAGCCCGGCGCAACAAAGCTGGGTTTGCAAGGGCCCATACCTAAGGCTTAGGTTCTCGTTATCGAACGGCAGTCCGCGAGCCGACGACCTCTGCAAAGGAGCTTGAAATGCATGATAAAGCACCTCCTGTCATGCCTTTCCAAGTGTCCTGGCGTTGTCACCCTGGGGGGGGATATCAGACGACCGCTGAAAACCTGGGTTCGCTCGATTGCGCAAACCGCCGTTTGATCACGGCCCTGACCCAAAACAGGGCCGTGACACATGGGGAATATTTAGAGGCACGTCTTTCGCGTTTCGAACCATTCCCTTAGGGCGGCCGCAGTCTGGGAAGCGACACCCAGTCTTGCGGCCTTTACTTAGCGAGGGTGTCGCGCCTGACACCCTCGTGCTTTTTCATTTTTTGCATTTAATGGTAGAGTCTGACATTCAAACTTTTGATTTCATCTCAAAAGAACGATTGGGCCCAATCCCCATGTCCGTTCTGCTCGTATTTGGTTCGAACCTAAGAAAACTGACGGCACTGCGCGGCTCGCAAACAGCCGTGGCAAACGACTTGGACATCAGCCGGGTCCAGTTCCAGCGATATCTGCGGTCGGAATCCTTCCCAAAACCCAATATGCTGAAGCGGATCTGTGACTATTTCGGCGTGGATGCTCGGATCCTGACCGATCCGCTTAGCGAAGAACAGCTGCAATTGGCAAAAGCCGGCCAGTATGAGGCCAAGATTCCCGCAGCCGGCACCACCGTCATGCAGCAAGCCATTTCATACTGCGCAATCGACCAGAATTATTTCGAGCCAAGCCAGGAACTCCGCGACGGGATCTATTCGGCGTGGCGGGGGTCCTATTCACGTCCGGGCTGCGCCGTGCGCCAGATGGTGCAGATCAAGACCCTTGGCCTGGCACGCGTGGTCAACGGCTTTGATCCGCGCGAACTGTACCCTGAACACATGAAGGTCACGGGCCGAATGCGGGAATTTCGCGGTGTCGTCCTGCGCCCCGAGGTGGGTTTTGTGATCCTGTACTTCCATGCGGACCCGTCGCGTTATGTTTCGATGGAACATCTGGAACATGTTATGGTCGGTCACACGCCCGCACTTGCAGGCACCATATTTCTTGGCCGTGGCGCGCATGCGAAACAACGGCGGATGGCACGCACCTTTATGTCACGACTGCCCGATGATTGGTCTGTGGTGATGCAGGTCGCGCGCAGGCCGATGTTTGTGGACATGGCCGATGTGCCGGCCTCGGTCCTGCCCTTCATCGAGCCGTCGCCCGAAACATTCTAGCCGCCGCAGGCCTAAGCCACTGCACAGGCCTAAGCCGCGCCAAACACCTGATCAAAACTGCGGCTCAGGGCCAGGTCCAGATCGCCCATCCCGACCGGCAGACCCAGATCGACAAGGCTGGTCACGCCGTGACCGCTGATGCCGCAGGGCACGATGCCCCCGTAATGTGACAGATCCGGTTCGACATTGATGGAAATGCCGTGAAAGCTGACCCAACGGCGCAGCTTGACCCCGATGGCTGCAATCTTGTCCTCGCGCGGGGAGCCATCGAACAGGGGCGGCTTTTCAGGTCGCGCGACCCATACGCCCACCCTGCCCTCGCGCACCTCGCCCCTGACGCCAAATTCGGCCAGCGAGGCGATCACCCAAGCTTCCATCTTCTGCACAAAGACCCGCACATCGCGTCCGCGCCGGTTCAGGTCCAGCATGACATAGACAACCCGCTGTCCCGGCCCGTGATAGGTATATTGCCCGCCCCGACCGACCTGATGCACCGGAAACCGCGCCTGCAACAGATCGGCGGGTTTGGCGCTGGTGCCGGCAGTATACAGCGGCGGGTGTTCGACCAGCCAGATCAGCTCATCCGCCTCGCCCGCGTGAATGGCGGCG is drawn from Paracoccus tegillarcae and contains these coding sequences:
- a CDS encoding DUF6058 family natural product biosynthesis protein, with amino-acid sequence MTYLYTHFLDQPDFAQQAGLSSAGLRSHIAGRLCPDASYRLDVTLSVRSFVATHDEQRPCRFHLKGHLRWLEQIERLGIADETAARAVFTARYDAARSAFLNGRLGQRLIRAAPNVPDAFDRAHADATWGNFLDGVYGVCTRDGQPETIFLKQAGVMFIEALTAPPAETLTEQDQALLAEAVAMLDLVASDFAPHEVARSSRQRCINDIRARYL
- a CDS encoding NAD(P)/FAD-dependent oxidoreductase, which encodes MDENGRHIVVVGAGFAGLQFIKDLKGAGVRITLIDQRNHHLFQPLLYQVATTLLATSEIAWPIRRLFRDRDDVTTLLGTVIGVDATAREVRLEDGSAISYDTLVIATGARHAYFGHDEWAEHAPGLKTLEDATTIRRRILLAFERAETTTDPDERAAELTFAVIGAGPTGVELVGIIAELAHRILPREFRQIDTHRARILLVEAGPRILAAFDPELSQYAADALEKKGGVQILTGTPVTQITAQGITVGDDFIPARTVIWAAGVQASPAAEWLDAEADRAGRVMVTPALTVDGHPDIFVLGDTAHVESDGQMVPGIAPAAKQQGQYAARVIRARLTGAEAPDPFRYRSMGNLATIGRNSAVIEYKKWRLRGWPAWWAWGIAHIYFLIGTRSRLAVALSWLWSFVTGQNSARLITQGDNSERR
- a CDS encoding cytochrome c oxidase subunit I, which gives rise to MADAAVHGHDDHHDQRGFFTRWFMSTNHKDIGILYLFTAGLVGLISVSFTVYMRMELQHPGVQYMCMEGARLIADASAECTPNGHLWNVMITYHGVLMMFFVVIPALFGGFGNYFMPLQLGAPDMSFPRLNNLSYWMYVVGVCLGLASLFAPGGNQQAGSGVGWVLYPPLSTTEGGYSMDLAIFAVHVSGASSILGAINIITTFLNMRAPGMTLFKVPLFAWSVFITAWMILLALPVLAGAITMLLMDRNFGTAFFDPSGGGDPILYQHILWFFGHPEVYIIIVPGFGIISHVIATFSKKPIFGYLPMVLAMIAIGVLGFVVWAHHMYTVGMSLTQQSYFMLATMTIAVPTGIKVFSWIATMWGGSVEFKTPMLWAFGFLFLFTVGGVTGVVLSQAPLDRVYHDTYYVVAHFHYVMSLGAVFAIFAGVYFWIGKMSGRQYPEWAGKVHFWMMFIGSNIIFFPQHFLGRQGMPRRYIDYPVEFAYWNNISSLGAYLSFASFLFFIGIVFYTLFYGKRVTENNYWNEYADTLEWTLPSPPPEHTFEQLPKREDWDHQHAH
- a CDS encoding c-type cytochrome yields the protein MKLAVFSVAAIFSVVTPTIAQDVANGEKEFRKCKACHMIQDADGTDIVKGGGVGPNLWNVVGRNVASLEGFSYGDGIASVAAANPDMVWDEAHLTEYVTDPQAWIDANGGDGKTKMTFKMRKAQEDLVAYLVSVSPDAPAGDSADAADADAPAASN
- a CDS encoding helix-turn-helix domain-containing protein, encoding MLFHFLHLMVESDIQTFDFISKERLGPIPMSVLLVFGSNLRKLTALRGSQTAVANDLDISRVQFQRYLRSESFPKPNMLKRICDYFGVDARILTDPLSEEQLQLAKAGQYEAKIPAAGTTVMQQAISYCAIDQNYFEPSQELRDGIYSAWRGSYSRPGCAVRQMVQIKTLGLARVVNGFDPRELYPEHMKVTGRMREFRGVVLRPEVGFVILYFHADPSRYVSMEHLEHVMVGHTPALAGTIFLGRGAHAKQRRMARTFMSRLPDDWSVVMQVARRPMFVDMADVPASVLPFIEPSPETF
- the lipB gene encoding lipoyl(octanoyl) transferase LipB encodes the protein MPEWITAPGLTDYDDALATMEARVAAIHAGEADELIWLVEHPPLYTAGTSAKPADLLQARFPVHQVGRGGQYTYHGPGQRVVYVMLDLNRRGRDVRVFVQKMEAWVIASLAEFGVRGEVREGRVGVWVARPEKPPLFDGSPREDKIAAIGVKLRRWVSFHGISINVEPDLSHYGGIVPCGISGHGVTSLVDLGLPVGMGDLDLALSRSFDQVFGAA